From a region of the Triticum aestivum cultivar Chinese Spring chromosome 7D, IWGSC CS RefSeq v2.1, whole genome shotgun sequence genome:
- the LOC123169532 gene encoding putative glucose-6-phosphate 1-epimerase, translating to MAAATPHSPPPPQLSSPFLEYIRAPGGLDKVVLRGRRSCSVEIRLFGGQVTSWKNDHGEELLFVSSKAIKPPKPFRGGIPICFPQFGTQGNLEQHGFARNRLWAIDDNPPPLPVNPAIKAFVDLILKPSEDDLKMWPHSFEFRLRIALGAGGDLSLTSRIRNTNTDGRPFSYTFAFHTYFSVSDISEVRVEGLETMDYLDNMKGKERFTEQGDAIVFESEVDKVYLAAPSKVAIIDHDMRRTFVVTKEGLPDAVVWNPWDKKAKAMQDFGDSEYKHMLCVEPAAVEKPISLKPGEEWKGRLGLSAVPSSYCSGQLDPLKVLHG from the exons ATGGCCGCAGCCACAccccactcgccgccgccgccgcagctttCATCGCCCTTCCTGGAGTATATTAGGGCCCCCGGCGGCCTCGACAAGGTCGTGCTCCGTGGCAGGCGCAGCTGCTCCGTGGAG ATCCGTCTTTTTGGAGGTCAAGTAACTTCATGGAAGAATGACCATGGCGAGGAGTTGCTTTTTGTCAGCAGCAAG GCCATCAAGCCTCCAAAACCGTTTCGTGGTGGGATACCTATTTGCTTTCCCCAG TTTGGAACTCAGGGAAATCTTGAGCAACATGGATTTGCAAGAAATCGGCTTTGGGCTATTGATGATAATCCACCCCCTTTACCAGTAAATCCTGCAATTAAAGCTTTTGTTGATCTTATTCTGAAGCCTAGTGAAGATGATTTAAAGATGTGGCCACACAG TTTCGAGTTTCGCTTGAGAATTGCTCTTGGTGCTGGTGGAGATTTGAGTCTCACGTCTCGAATCAGGAATACCAACACTGATGGAAGACCTTTTTCTTATACATTTGCATTTCACACATACTTCTCTGTTTCTGACATAAG TGAAGTACGTGTCGAAGGGCTGGAAACAATGGACTACCTTGACAACATGAAGGGAAAGGAGCGTTTCACAGAGCAAGGAGATGCTATTGTATTTGAATCAGAA GTTGATAAGGTATATCTTGCTGCACCCTCGAAAGTTGCAATTATTGATCATGACATGAGAAGAACATTCGTCGTGACAAAAGAAGGACTTCCAGATGCTG TTGTTTGGAACCCTTGGGATAAGAAGGCAAAAGCTATGCAAGATTTTGGGGATTCAGAATACAAGCACATGCTTTGTGTGGAGCCTGCAGCCGTTGAGAAGCCAATTAGCCTCAAGCCTGGTGAAGAGTGGAAAGGAAGGCTTGGGCTCTCCGCTGTTCCTTCCAGCTACTGTAGTGGGCAGTTAGATCCATTAAAGGTCCTTCATGGTTGA